A section of the Hirschia baltica ATCC 49814 genome encodes:
- a CDS encoding tetratricopeptide repeat protein, with protein sequence MATSSISRFILLSSSALFLASACTKPPTSKEEEMMEQVANEKQILAASKVERQKIKNHDMITQAKFWGDQFDLNPSDYEAAAEFANALRAIGSAERAVDVATQALALHPGDVELSKTLAKAHMDTGRPDRATNALYNAVPDGEDWVLYSLYGIALDQLGDHKKAQLRYTKALDISPDNQVILANYALSLALEGKPEEAEAKLRHAIASNEFVDPRVRLNLALILGVQGKFKEAEEISTADLPPHMVQANSEYFKRLLTPSSRSWNALRHTQQD encoded by the coding sequence ATGGCTACCAGCTCAATATCTCGTTTTATTCTACTATCAAGTAGCGCTCTTTTCCTTGCTTCAGCGTGTACAAAGCCGCCGACGAGCAAAGAAGAAGAGATGATGGAGCAAGTCGCCAATGAAAAGCAAATTCTTGCGGCATCCAAAGTTGAACGCCAAAAAATTAAAAACCACGACATGATCACTCAAGCCAAGTTTTGGGGTGATCAATTTGACCTAAACCCAAGCGATTACGAAGCCGCCGCTGAGTTTGCAAACGCACTTCGCGCCATCGGAAGCGCAGAACGTGCAGTTGATGTTGCCACACAAGCGCTTGCATTACACCCTGGCGATGTTGAACTTTCCAAAACGCTAGCAAAAGCACATATGGATACTGGACGCCCAGACCGCGCAACTAACGCACTCTATAATGCTGTCCCCGACGGAGAAGATTGGGTGTTATACTCCTTGTATGGAATTGCACTAGACCAATTAGGGGACCATAAAAAAGCTCAGCTTCGTTACACAAAAGCGCTCGATATATCTCCTGATAATCAAGTCATCCTCGCAAATTATGCGCTTTCTTTAGCTCTTGAGGGCAAACCTGAAGAAGCAGAAGCAAAATTGCGTCATGCTATTGCATCAAATGAATTTGTTGACCCCCGCGTGCGATTAAATCTAGCACTTATCTTGGGTGTGCAAGGTAAATTCAAGGAAGCGGAAGAAATATCAACCGCAGATTTACCGCCGCATATGGTGCAGGCGAATTCTGAATACTTCAAAAGACTTCTTACACCATCTTCGAGAAGCTGGAATGCATTGCGCCACACGCAACAAGATTAA
- a CDS encoding leucyl aminopeptidase family protein, translating to MSSVFIASSKKAIRLHLLSKESLNDWMQAQEKRFSTFAEAAGFKGQAGKFLLIPNSDGVVADVLFGVGEGDDPMVLTGASSSLPSGVYEIATPVPFLSVEQIAAGWADGAYRFNRYKKDDAEPAILVISKQDEREAAQIEEASIKLVRDLINTPAEDMGPTQIAEKIEELGKEFGAEVSQIIGDDLLKENYPMIHAVGRAAVQAPRYIELSWGNKKAPHIALVGKGVAFDTGGLNIKTGNYMRIMKKDMGGAAHAIGLARMIMAANLNVRLTLHIPAVENAIGRAAFRPGDVLNSRKGLTVEIDNTDAEGRLVLGDALTRACELKPDILMDFATLTGAARVAMGADVAPFFTNDEALATGIYQSGVDMGDPIWRLPLWKPYLSMLNSSVADIVNGASSPFAGTITAALFLQKFVDAPSWTHFDVWGWRLSKYGRPEGGAAFALRAVFNHLKREF from the coding sequence ATGAGTTCTGTTTTTATTGCGTCTTCGAAAAAAGCCATTCGCCTTCACCTTCTATCTAAGGAGTCCTTAAACGACTGGATGCAAGCACAAGAGAAGCGGTTCTCAACTTTTGCTGAAGCGGCTGGGTTTAAAGGCCAAGCAGGAAAATTTCTGCTCATTCCAAATAGTGATGGTGTTGTTGCGGACGTATTATTTGGTGTGGGTGAGGGCGATGATCCGATGGTGCTGACTGGCGCATCTTCTAGCCTGCCAAGTGGGGTGTATGAGATAGCTACGCCGGTACCATTTCTTAGTGTTGAGCAAATCGCGGCAGGATGGGCCGATGGGGCATATCGCTTCAATCGCTATAAAAAAGATGATGCTGAGCCAGCTATATTGGTGATTTCCAAACAAGATGAAAGAGAAGCTGCCCAAATAGAGGAGGCTTCCATCAAACTTGTGCGTGATTTGATAAATACGCCAGCTGAAGACATGGGGCCAACGCAAATAGCCGAAAAAATAGAAGAGCTAGGCAAAGAGTTTGGTGCTGAAGTATCTCAGATAATTGGAGATGACCTGCTCAAAGAAAATTACCCAATGATTCATGCTGTTGGGCGGGCTGCTGTGCAAGCGCCTAGATATATTGAATTGAGTTGGGGAAATAAAAAAGCACCTCATATCGCATTGGTAGGCAAAGGTGTTGCTTTTGATACGGGTGGTCTGAATATCAAAACCGGCAATTATATGCGCATTATGAAAAAAGATATGGGCGGTGCTGCGCATGCTATTGGTTTGGCGCGGATGATTATGGCAGCAAATTTAAACGTACGTTTGACATTGCACATACCTGCCGTTGAGAATGCTATCGGACGCGCAGCTTTTCGACCCGGCGATGTTTTAAATAGCCGTAAGGGTTTGACTGTAGAAATCGACAATACAGATGCTGAAGGGCGTTTGGTGTTGGGGGATGCATTGACGCGTGCGTGTGAATTGAAGCCTGATATTTTGATGGACTTTGCAACGTTGACTGGTGCCGCGAGAGTTGCAATGGGCGCTGATGTTGCTCCATTTTTTACAAATGACGAAGCGCTTGCAACTGGCATCTATCAAAGTGGAGTAGATATGGGTGATCCCATCTGGCGCCTTCCTTTGTGGAAGCCATATCTTTCAATGTTAAACAGTTCTGTTGCAGATATTGTGAATGGCGCGAGTAGTCCGTTTGCGGGAACAATTACAGCGGCGTTATTCCTACAAAAATTTGTCGATGCACCGTCATGGACTCACTTTGATGTTTGGGGATGGCGTTTGAGCAAATATGGACGGCCTGAAGGTGGAGCGGCATTTGCGTTGAGAGCTGTATTTAATCATTTAAAGAGAGAATTTTGA
- a CDS encoding type II secretion system F family protein, with product MIESFTDPGFLAALLAGLASFATILTIAAPALKGNKLETRLKSVSNRREELRRKSREQLKDKSLRRKDEGMMRNVVDKLDLQSLLRDDNLEKALVQAGLRGPRPVSAFYFARFALPFLLGLLTFLYLHFVNDFDLNFQLQMCAVMFGAAAGFYAPNMYLTNRADKRKASIMKAFPDSLDMMLICVESGMSIESAFAKVGEEVGTASVELAEELGLTTAELSYLQERRQAYVNLADRTNHPGIKSVATALVQAEKYGTPMGTALRTMAKENREIRVLEAEKKAAALPAKLTVPMIVFFLPVLFIVIGTPAYIQIKKQDAEQGGEGVNPVAQSVQ from the coding sequence ATGATTGAGTCATTTACAGATCCCGGATTTCTTGCTGCATTGTTGGCTGGGCTTGCAAGCTTTGCCACCATTTTGACAATTGCTGCGCCAGCACTCAAAGGCAATAAGCTAGAGACTCGGCTAAAATCGGTGTCTAACCGCCGAGAAGAACTACGCCGGAAAAGCCGAGAACAACTGAAAGATAAATCTCTTCGCCGTAAGGATGAGGGGATGATGCGTAATGTCGTTGATAAGCTTGATCTTCAATCGCTGTTGCGTGACGACAATCTTGAGAAAGCACTTGTTCAGGCAGGGCTTCGTGGACCGCGCCCTGTGTCGGCTTTCTATTTTGCGCGGTTTGCGCTTCCATTTTTACTCGGGCTTTTGACGTTTCTGTATCTACATTTCGTGAATGATTTCGATTTGAATTTTCAATTGCAAATGTGTGCTGTGATGTTTGGGGCTGCCGCTGGTTTCTACGCGCCCAACATGTATTTGACGAATAGGGCAGATAAACGCAAAGCATCTATCATGAAGGCGTTTCCCGATAGCTTGGATATGATGTTGATTTGTGTTGAGTCAGGAATGTCCATTGAATCCGCTTTCGCCAAAGTTGGAGAAGAGGTTGGAACTGCTTCTGTTGAGCTTGCTGAGGAACTTGGCTTGACGACTGCGGAATTGTCTTATCTTCAGGAGCGCCGCCAAGCCTATGTGAATCTCGCTGATAGAACCAATCACCCAGGTATAAAATCTGTTGCTACAGCTTTGGTGCAGGCAGAGAAATACGGGACACCCATGGGGACAGCATTGAGAACAATGGCGAAAGAAAATCGTGAAATTCGCGTGCTGGAAGCGGAAAAGAAAGCAGCCGCTTTGCCGGCCAAACTTACAGTGCCTATGATTGTGTTTTTCCTTCCAGTTCTCTTTATCGTAATTGGAACGCCTGCATATATTCAGATAAAGAAACAAGACGCTGAACAAGGCGGTGAAGGTGTGAATCCTGTGGCTCAATCCGTGCAGTAA
- the nudC gene encoding NAD(+) diphosphatase — protein MLLNPTITFANAPFERSAHRRTDTDWLEQAKKSPDTRFLPFYNGKILCIDNGIPAHEVIPGIPISKEPRKIAWLFSDEIPHFNHCKFIFLSEENGVARFGVLIPPSFQIETSILSDLVLGELRAISGGISAEDAQYVSTCAAVFNWHRRHRFCSNCGTETQISEAGWKRVCDACEAEHFPRIDPVAIMLAVKGDKCLMGRQASWHPSMYSCLAGFVEPGETIAQAGARELFEEAGVVASGRIEYLFEQPWPFPSSLMIGMIMEVQSEELNIDKTEIETARWFTKEEARQILQGEHPDISAPTDIAIAHHILKAWAYSETW, from the coding sequence ATGCTGCTAAATCCAACCATTACATTTGCAAATGCCCCATTTGAGCGTAGCGCCCACCGCCGCACAGATACAGATTGGCTGGAACAAGCTAAGAAATCTCCGGACACACGTTTTTTGCCATTTTACAATGGAAAAATATTATGCATCGATAATGGTATCCCTGCCCATGAAGTCATTCCCGGCATTCCCATATCCAAAGAGCCCCGAAAAATAGCATGGCTATTTTCTGATGAAATACCACACTTCAATCACTGCAAATTCATATTCCTAAGTGAAGAAAATGGCGTTGCACGATTTGGCGTTCTTATCCCCCCTTCTTTCCAGATAGAAACCTCTATACTTTCTGACCTAGTGTTGGGCGAACTGCGAGCCATTTCCGGCGGTATCAGCGCTGAAGATGCGCAATATGTCTCAACATGTGCAGCTGTGTTTAACTGGCATAGACGACATCGCTTTTGTTCAAATTGCGGTACAGAAACTCAAATATCAGAAGCAGGCTGGAAACGTGTGTGTGATGCATGTGAAGCCGAACATTTCCCCCGCATTGATCCCGTCGCCATTATGCTGGCAGTCAAAGGGGATAAATGCTTGATGGGCCGACAAGCCAGCTGGCACCCGAGCATGTATTCTTGTTTAGCAGGTTTTGTAGAACCTGGCGAAACCATTGCACAAGCAGGTGCAAGAGAACTTTTTGAAGAAGCCGGTGTCGTCGCAAGTGGTCGAATAGAATATCTATTTGAACAACCATGGCCATTCCCTTCATCTTTGATGATTGGCATGATTATGGAAGTTCAATCCGAAGAATTGAATATCGACAAAACCGAAATAGAAACAGCGCGCTGGTTTACCAAAGAAGAAGCGCGGCAAATACTTCAAGGTGAACACCCTGATATTTCCGCGCCAACTGATATCGCGATCGCTCATCACATTCTAAAAGCATGGGCCTATTCAGAAACTTGGTAA
- a CDS encoding YHS domain-containing (seleno)protein — MKRLITAIAMSIAALSVAPAYADKAPIYTKAFSKLGADGYDVVSFFEAGEPVKGDKSYSAQHLGADFLFSSPENLDKFTSSPEAYLPQYGGYCAWAMADGKFAKGDPKYWSIVDGKLYLNYNKSIKSKWEADIEGFIRAADEQWPAVLNK, encoded by the coding sequence ATGAAACGCCTAATAACTGCCATTGCTATGTCTATTGCTGCTTTGAGTGTTGCGCCGGCTTATGCAGACAAAGCACCCATTTATACAAAAGCTTTCAGTAAATTGGGAGCTGATGGATATGATGTTGTGTCGTTTTTTGAAGCTGGGGAGCCAGTAAAGGGTGATAAGTCCTATAGCGCTCAACATCTTGGAGCGGACTTTTTGTTTTCTTCTCCAGAAAATCTAGACAAATTTACATCTTCGCCAGAAGCGTATCTGCCGCAATATGGCGGATATTGTGCTTGGGCGATGGCCGATGGCAAATTTGCCAAAGGCGACCCAAAATATTGGTCCATCGTCGATGGAAAATTATATCTCAACTATAACAAATCCATCAAATCAAAATGGGAAGCAGATATTGAGGGCTTCATTCGTGCCGCTGATGAGCAATGGCCGGCAGTTTTAAATAAGTAA
- a CDS encoding c-type cytochrome, protein MSDLGLNKIMAAAFSTGLAILGLNAASDAFFEHDGPEQPGYLVEVAATDAGHGDDEPKWIPPTDYGVLLAEADIAKGQKKVAACASCHNFEPNGPNGTGPGLYDVVMRDKASHGGFGYSDALISLGGQWDYASLDGFLKNPKKYASGTAMNYAGLSKETDRMNVIAYLHSLSASPAPLPAPLPPEAFIEPTSGEEAHGDVVDAAHETAEDAGHAVDAAHEEVENVSADAEAGVDALTDAAEGAQSDVADAVEEATETASDTASSIVDDVTEAVESATDEVEEAAEEVGEEVDTEHGPHN, encoded by the coding sequence ATGAGCGACTTGGGCTTAAACAAAATTATGGCTGCGGCATTCTCAACGGGTCTTGCGATCCTTGGTCTAAACGCGGCAAGTGATGCTTTTTTCGAGCATGACGGACCAGAACAACCAGGATACCTCGTTGAGGTGGCAGCGACAGACGCTGGTCACGGCGATGACGAACCGAAATGGATTCCACCAACAGATTATGGTGTCCTTCTCGCGGAAGCTGACATTGCTAAAGGTCAGAAAAAAGTAGCTGCTTGTGCAAGCTGTCACAATTTCGAACCGAACGGACCAAATGGCACTGGACCGGGCCTATATGACGTTGTTATGCGTGATAAAGCCTCTCACGGTGGGTTTGGATATTCAGACGCCTTGATTAGCCTCGGCGGTCAATGGGATTACGCTTCTCTAGATGGCTTCCTGAAAAACCCGAAAAAATACGCTTCTGGTACAGCTATGAATTATGCTGGTCTTTCTAAGGAAACCGACCGCATGAACGTCATTGCATACCTGCACTCACTTTCCGCTTCGCCTGCTCCGCTTCCTGCTCCATTACCACCTGAAGCGTTCATCGAGCCAACAAGTGGTGAAGAAGCACATGGCGATGTTGTCGACGCTGCCCACGAAACAGCCGAAGACGCTGGACACGCTGTAGATGCTGCTCACGAAGAAGTAGAGAATGTAAGCGCTGATGCTGAAGCTGGGGTCGATGCACTCACAGATGCTGCTGAAGGTGCTCAATCGGATGTCGCAGATGCCGTCGAAGAAGCAACAGAGACAGCTTCTGACACAGCAAGCTCAATTGTAGACGATGTCACTGAAGCTGTAGAGTCAGCTACTGATGAAGTTGAAGAAGCTGCTGAAGAGGTTGGCGAGGAAGTTGATACAGAACACGGTCCTCACAACTAA
- a CDS encoding MarR family transcriptional regulator — protein MELDRTTALQLWRDVLAQSVRSDSPDLSARQMAILMAVYLTPPPHTVRGLALSLNMGKPAVTRALDTLSGHNLLKRRKDTDDLRNVLVQRTVAGSVFLTEYGDTISEAFQAIQHQLPNETKDAA, from the coding sequence ATGGAATTAGATCGGACGACAGCGCTTCAATTATGGCGGGATGTGCTCGCGCAATCCGTGCGCTCGGATTCGCCTGATTTATCTGCTCGCCAAATGGCGATTTTGATGGCGGTGTATTTGACACCGCCACCGCATACAGTGCGCGGGCTGGCCTTAAGTTTAAATATGGGTAAGCCTGCAGTGACGCGCGCATTGGATACGCTTTCAGGGCATAATTTGCTAAAACGGCGCAAGGATACTGATGATTTGCGCAATGTACTTGTGCAAAGAACTGTCGCTGGGTCTGTCTTTCTAACGGAGTATGGTGATACGATTAGTGAGGCGTTTCAGGCTATTCAACATCAATTGCCAAATGAGACTAAAGATGCCGCTTAA
- a CDS encoding DNA polymerase III subunit gamma/tau — MSDSNDMHDEGPDPNTSSMFGDENLNAGQNSGGEGAYQVLARKYRPTTFDDMVGQEAMVRTLTNAFKTGRIAHAFMLTGVRGVGKTTTARLLARALNYSRDGVEEPSVQLSPVGRHCQAIMESRHPDVLELDAASRTGVADMRELLDGVRYSPVNARYKVYIIDEVHMLSTAAFNALLKTLEEPPPHVKFIFATTEIRKVPVTVLSRCQRFNLARLTTDALAAHLGRICEKEGAKVSEEGLALISRAAEGSARDALSVLDQAIVQSTGDEVSVDAVRDMLGLADRARVFDLLDAAIAGEHKVALEETNAQLQEGAEAQILMKDLLDAMAEIARAQAMGESYVFAGPVEWTQRTKKLASSISNAQSARYWKLLLQGYEDCARAPDPNVAAEMAVLRLAAAAALPSPEDAARMLQNGPSGNNPNGGGPSGGGAYSNGDPGPGAQSYQANGGGGARAQSGAQSVVARAVPDKYAEAAPGPVLGSLNQICAALQGDKQIHLLYDVEHYVRPAEVRYGLFTYAAAPGIPVDFQMRMKNWLEDKTGVEWNVDLGHSTKESLEEIRVRQEKERVAEVSAIPRIAEALELLPGAKVVKIEKLDTDTEGNVVRVDFNRRRDFTKLDDN; from the coding sequence ATGAGCGACTCAAATGACATGCACGATGAAGGCCCAGACCCGAATACATCTTCGATGTTTGGTGATGAAAACCTCAATGCCGGCCAGAATTCTGGCGGTGAGGGGGCCTACCAGGTCTTAGCCCGCAAATATCGACCAACCACATTTGATGATATGGTCGGCCAAGAAGCGATGGTGCGCACACTCACCAATGCTTTTAAAACGGGACGTATTGCACACGCCTTTATGCTGACAGGTGTTCGCGGCGTCGGGAAAACGACGACAGCGCGATTGCTGGCACGTGCGCTGAATTATTCGCGGGATGGTGTAGAAGAACCAAGTGTCCAATTATCCCCCGTCGGACGTCATTGTCAGGCGATTATGGAAAGTCGTCACCCTGATGTTTTAGAGCTAGATGCGGCATCGCGAACGGGTGTTGCTGATATGCGCGAGCTGCTGGATGGCGTGCGCTATTCGCCAGTGAATGCGCGGTATAAAGTCTATATTATAGACGAGGTGCATATGCTCTCGACAGCGGCGTTTAATGCGTTGCTAAAAACTCTTGAAGAGCCACCCCCACATGTGAAGTTCATCTTTGCAACGACTGAAATTCGTAAAGTGCCAGTGACAGTGCTGTCACGGTGTCAGCGCTTTAATTTGGCGCGCTTAACGACAGATGCGCTCGCCGCACACCTTGGCAGGATATGCGAGAAAGAAGGTGCAAAAGTTTCTGAAGAAGGTTTGGCCCTAATATCACGTGCGGCGGAAGGGTCAGCGCGTGATGCTTTGTCTGTGCTGGATCAAGCGATTGTGCAATCAACCGGCGATGAAGTGTCCGTGGATGCTGTGAGAGATATGCTTGGGCTTGCCGATCGGGCGCGTGTGTTTGATTTGCTTGATGCTGCAATTGCGGGCGAGCACAAAGTTGCGCTTGAAGAAACAAATGCTCAATTGCAAGAAGGTGCTGAGGCGCAAATTCTGATGAAGGATTTGCTTGATGCTATGGCTGAAATTGCGCGTGCTCAGGCTATGGGCGAATCCTATGTTTTTGCTGGCCCTGTTGAGTGGACGCAGCGTACTAAAAAGCTAGCAAGCAGCATTAGCAATGCGCAATCTGCACGGTATTGGAAATTACTCCTGCAAGGGTATGAAGATTGCGCGCGTGCGCCAGACCCTAATGTGGCCGCTGAGATGGCTGTGTTGAGGCTGGCTGCGGCAGCGGCCTTGCCATCGCCAGAAGATGCGGCGCGCATGCTGCAAAATGGTCCCTCCGGGAATAATCCAAACGGCGGCGGTCCATCTGGTGGGGGTGCGTATTCTAATGGTGATCCGGGGCCGGGTGCGCAAAGCTATCAAGCAAATGGCGGCGGTGGTGCGCGAGCACAATCTGGTGCGCAATCTGTTGTGGCGCGTGCTGTACCAGATAAATATGCAGAAGCAGCGCCGGGCCCTGTTTTAGGTTCGCTTAATCAAATTTGTGCCGCATTGCAGGGGGATAAACAAATCCATCTGTTATATGATGTGGAGCATTATGTGAGACCTGCTGAAGTGCGCTACGGATTATTCACATATGCAGCCGCACCGGGCATTCCGGTTGATTTCCAAATGCGGATGAAAAACTGGTTGGAAGATAAAACAGGCGTAGAATGGAACGTAGATTTAGGGCATTCCACAAAAGAGAGCCTTGAAGAAATCCGTGTGCGTCAAGAAAAAGAACGTGTTGCTGAAGTTTCAGCAATACCCCGTATTGCCGAAGCGCTGGAGCTTTTGCCCGGTGCAAAAGTTGTAAAGATTGAGAAACTCGACACAGATACTGAAGGAAATGTGGTCAGAGTGGACTTTAATCGGCGTAGAGATTTCACCAAGTTAGATGACAATTAG
- a CDS encoding toll/interleukin-1 receptor domain-containing protein: MDYDIFLSYRRVDQELARALVTALEARGVGVWWDQKIEGGVDWRDAIVENLISSDMLVILFSEECNNSKQLKKELALADDMDKDVIPVLIEDTKPKGHFLYEMAARNWIQIHPNPENKINELADRLTLLAEASPGGLAGTKPEPIPEAAPVEAAAQPALSQQDAVDTNQPDIPQQTVTTPPPKTPASAPPASPFAGINPNDLVARREALKREEALLEIAEKKAKLKAGGAKPVAKKEAASAQSKTSRGKVKKQYRNFLPFKWIDLILLSPILYFIVEETGGGFDRLDFTDISEMTEFMAMISVSLAGVGALVFPIRYYMRNLRMKEAAKEYAKSSLALYALLWLSGLTFAINEGEIGEVVGVCLGFGGLWVAFGVGAFALYGLMHFQRSVRNFKSNVDKI; encoded by the coding sequence GTGGACTACGATATTTTCTTAAGTTATCGGCGTGTCGATCAAGAACTGGCGCGAGCTTTAGTTACTGCACTTGAAGCTCGTGGTGTCGGAGTCTGGTGGGATCAAAAAATCGAAGGCGGAGTCGATTGGCGTGATGCCATCGTTGAAAACCTGATTTCATCAGACATGTTGGTGATTCTGTTTTCTGAGGAATGCAACAATTCCAAACAGCTCAAAAAAGAACTCGCCCTTGCTGATGATATGGATAAGGATGTTATCCCTGTTCTGATCGAAGACACAAAACCCAAAGGTCATTTCCTGTATGAAATGGCGGCAAGAAACTGGATACAAATCCATCCCAATCCTGAAAATAAAATCAATGAGCTTGCTGATCGCCTGACTTTATTGGCAGAGGCAAGCCCCGGTGGTTTAGCAGGCACCAAGCCAGAACCAATTCCTGAGGCCGCTCCGGTTGAAGCAGCAGCACAACCGGCCCTTTCACAACAAGACGCTGTCGACACCAACCAGCCCGACATACCTCAACAAACAGTCACAACGCCGCCTCCTAAGACACCGGCCTCAGCGCCTCCTGCTTCACCCTTTGCTGGCATTAACCCCAACGACCTCGTTGCTCGCCGTGAAGCGCTAAAACGCGAAGAAGCTTTATTGGAGATTGCTGAAAAGAAAGCCAAATTAAAGGCGGGTGGTGCAAAACCTGTCGCAAAAAAAGAAGCTGCATCAGCGCAATCTAAAACAAGTCGGGGAAAGGTGAAAAAACAATATCGAAATTTCCTGCCCTTCAAATGGATTGATCTGATTTTACTAAGTCCTATCTTATATTTTATTGTCGAAGAAACAGGCGGTGGGTTTGATCGCCTAGATTTTACAGACATTTCAGAAATGACTGAATTTATGGCGATGATCTCAGTCAGTCTTGCAGGCGTCGGTGCGCTTGTGTTTCCGATTCGATATTACATGCGAAACCTCCGCATGAAAGAAGCCGCCAAAGAATACGCTAAATCCAGCCTAGCGCTTTATGCTCTGCTTTGGTTATCGGGGCTTACATTTGCGATAAATGAAGGCGAAATTGGCGAGGTCGTAGGCGTTTGCCTTGGCTTTGGCGGTCTCTGGGTCGCATTTGGTGTTGGCGCATTCGCACTTTACGGCCTGATGCACTTCCAGCGTTCCGTACGAAACTTCAAATCAAATGTAGATAAGATATAG
- a CDS encoding C40 family peptidase — protein MTLANIPLNPRLNPYKDGIAAAHLKGKVEADNFVEGAHFQINAPITGVYRDAADDAMLDTQALMGESFIVYDKIGDWSWGQLQDDKYVGWIQSRDLSDVHYGVTHKVGVLRTIVFSKPDLKTKPLYMLSLNSRVAVEEVQGLFSKIVNGGWVFSDHLFNIGETYDDFVSVAEMFQDAPYLWGGKDSFGLDCSGLVQTSMAAVGIGVPRDASMQETADILGQSIPFEDGIDHLQRGDLVFWPGHVGIMQNNEFMLHANAHHMMCASEPVVEAIERIGQKETAVRTIKRPSQLFQV, from the coding sequence GTGACATTGGCGAATATCCCACTTAATCCAAGACTCAACCCTTACAAAGACGGGATTGCGGCAGCACACTTAAAGGGAAAAGTTGAAGCTGATAATTTTGTTGAAGGCGCTCATTTTCAAATAAATGCACCAATAACAGGTGTTTACCGAGATGCGGCCGATGATGCTATGCTTGATACTCAAGCGCTTATGGGTGAGAGTTTTATCGTTTACGACAAAATTGGCGATTGGTCTTGGGGGCAGTTGCAGGACGATAAATATGTGGGATGGATTCAATCTCGTGATTTATCGGATGTGCATTATGGTGTGACGCACAAAGTTGGTGTTTTGCGAACAATCGTATTTTCCAAGCCTGATTTGAAGACAAAACCTCTTTATATGTTGAGCTTAAATTCACGTGTTGCTGTTGAAGAAGTGCAGGGTTTGTTCAGTAAAATTGTGAATGGAGGGTGGGTTTTTAGCGACCATTTGTTCAATATTGGTGAAACCTATGATGACTTTGTGTCGGTGGCCGAAATGTTTCAAGATGCACCTTATCTTTGGGGCGGAAAAGATAGTTTCGGATTAGATTGCTCTGGGCTTGTCCAAACATCTATGGCGGCGGTCGGCATAGGTGTTCCAAGAGATGCGAGCATGCAAGAGACGGCAGATATCCTCGGGCAGTCTATTCCCTTTGAGGATGGTATTGATCATTTGCAGCGTGGAGATTTGGTTTTTTGGCCCGGGCATGTCGGCATTATGCAGAATAATGAGTTTATGCTTCACGCGAATGCGCATCACATGATGTGTGCAAGTGAGCCAGTCGTTGAGGCGATAGAACGTATCGGTCAAAAAGAAACGGCCGTTCGAACAATCAAACGGCCGTCTCAATTATTTCAGGTTTAA
- a CDS encoding prephenate dehydratase: MTKRIAYQGEPGANSHIACSQARPDLEPVPCKTFEDVFSAVKQGDVAEAMIPVENSIAGRVADIHHLLPESGLHINAEYFQPIRFFMMAKKGVKLEQIKRARSHIMGLGQCRNFLRKHQIEAVTSADTAGAAREVSESVDENLAAIAPELAAEVYGLDIVASNIEDHAHNTTRFVIMAKEPAVLERKSEDESFITAFVFRVRNVPAALYKVMGGFATNNVNMTKLESYLIEGSFTATLFYAEIEGHPDDRNVQLALEEMSFFSTRLDVLGVFHADQYRKTGVHIS, translated from the coding sequence ATGACTAAACGAATTGCATATCAAGGTGAACCCGGTGCGAATTCGCATATTGCCTGTTCTCAAGCTCGTCCTGATCTGGAGCCAGTGCCATGCAAAACGTTCGAGGACGTGTTTAGTGCTGTTAAACAAGGGGATGTAGCTGAAGCGATGATCCCCGTGGAAAACTCTATTGCGGGGCGCGTGGCGGATATTCATCACCTTTTACCAGAGTCTGGTCTGCACATAAATGCAGAGTATTTTCAGCCGATTCGTTTTTTCATGATGGCAAAAAAAGGTGTTAAGTTAGAGCAGATAAAACGTGCGCGTTCCCATATTATGGGGCTTGGGCAATGTCGAAATTTTTTAAGAAAACATCAAATAGAGGCAGTCACATCAGCTGATACGGCAGGAGCAGCCCGCGAAGTTTCCGAATCAGTTGATGAAAATCTAGCTGCTATTGCACCAGAGCTTGCCGCTGAAGTTTATGGCCTTGATATTGTTGCATCAAATATTGAGGACCATGCACACAACACAACTCGCTTTGTGATTATGGCGAAAGAGCCTGCGGTTCTTGAGCGAAAATCAGAAGATGAGAGCTTTATTACAGCTTTTGTTTTCAGAGTTCGAAATGTGCCAGCGGCGCTTTATAAAGTGATGGGCGGTTTTGCGACAAATAATGTCAACATGACGAAGTTGGAAAGCTATCTCATTGAGGGGTCATTCACGGCGACTTTATTTTACGCTGAAATTGAAGGGCACCCAGATGATCGCAATGTTCAATTGGCGCTGGAGGAAATGAGTTTCTTTTCAACGCGCTTGGATGTCTTGGGTGTATTTCATGCTGATCAGTATCGCAAAACAGGTGTTCATATAAGTTAG